Proteins found in one Deinococcus multiflagellatus genomic segment:
- a CDS encoding SDR family oxidoreductase, producing MSEQTLTGRTVAVTGASKGIGRAVVQALTGQGARVLGGARDVTGLTEPGAEFLPLDVTDPASVQAFAARARELGAGALVNNAGVGSFVPVQDITPEEYRRVMDTNVLGTILTTGALIEHFQARHAQGLGSQVVNVTSDVSGRTFANGALYTASKFAQRAVTHALAYEGQSYGLRVTEIRPGMVDTYFGDTQQGEAYKAAWLRPEDVAQAVVYALSAPAHLRVDEVLLHPTVQEVAYP from the coding sequence ATGAGCGAACAGACCTTGACCGGCCGCACAGTGGCCGTGACCGGCGCCAGCAAAGGCATTGGGCGGGCCGTGGTGCAGGCCCTGACCGGGCAGGGCGCGCGCGTGCTGGGCGGCGCCCGCGACGTGACAGGCCTGACCGAACCCGGCGCCGAGTTCCTGCCCCTGGACGTGACCGACCCCGCCAGCGTGCAGGCCTTTGCCGCCCGCGCCCGCGAACTGGGCGCGGGCGCCCTGGTGAACAACGCCGGCGTGGGCAGCTTTGTGCCGGTGCAGGACATCACCCCGGAGGAATACCGCCGCGTGATGGACACCAACGTGCTGGGCACCATCCTGACCACTGGCGCGCTGATTGAGCACTTTCAGGCGCGCCACGCACAGGGCCTGGGCAGTCAGGTGGTGAACGTGACCAGCGACGTGTCGGGGCGCACCTTTGCGAACGGGGCCCTCTACACCGCCAGCAAGTTCGCCCAGCGCGCCGTGACCCACGCCCTGGCCTACGAGGGCCAGAGCTACGGCCTGCGCGTGACCGAGATTCGCCCCGGCATGGTGGACACATACTTTGGCGATACCCAGCAGGGCGAAGCCTACAAGGCCGCGTGGCTGCGCCCGGAGGACGTGGCCCAGGCGGTGGTCTATGCCCTGAGCGCCCCGGCCCACCTGCGGGTGGACGAGGTGCTGCTACACCCCACCGTGCAGGAGGTGGCCTACCCGTGA
- a CDS encoding GntR family transcriptional regulator, with product MTQPLRPALHAEETLLSRLLDGTYPPGSLLPAERELAAGLGVTRPTLREALQRLARDGLLEIRQGKPTRVCHPEEGGLRVLAHLSRAGDLSGLVPQLLDLRAALLPHWMAASARLDPAPLRAHLGAPPEPGTPDAPQAFTAFDWTVQSLAAHGSGNALAPLLLGAFHEVYTQAGPLYFRDVARQTRALDHYRALHAALALGPDTARQAALTTALDSLHLWPGGTHD from the coding sequence ATGACCCAGCCGCTGCGCCCCGCCCTGCACGCCGAGGAAACGCTGCTTTCCCGGCTGCTGGACGGCACCTATCCCCCCGGCAGCCTGTTGCCGGCCGAACGCGAACTGGCCGCTGGCCTGGGGGTCACCCGCCCCACCCTGCGCGAAGCCCTGCAGCGCCTCGCGCGCGACGGCCTGCTGGAGATCCGCCAGGGCAAACCCACGCGGGTCTGCCACCCGGAAGAAGGCGGGCTGCGGGTGCTGGCCCACCTGTCGCGGGCGGGCGACCTGAGCGGGCTGGTGCCGCAGTTGCTGGACCTGCGCGCGGCGCTGCTGCCGCACTGGATGGCGGCCTCGGCGCGGCTGGACCCGGCGCCGCTGCGCGCGCACCTGGGCGCCCCGCCCGAACCCGGCACCCCGGACGCCCCGCAGGCTTTTACCGCCTTTGACTGGACGGTCCAGAGCCTCGCGGCCCACGGCAGTGGCAATGCGCTGGCGCCGCTGCTGCTGGGCGCCTTCCACGAGGTCTACACCCAGGCCGGGCCCCTGTATTTCCGCGACGTGGCCCGCCAGACCCGTGCCCTGGACCACTACCGCGCCCTGCACGCCGCGCTGGCCCTGGGGCCCGACACCGCGCGCCAGGCCGCGCTGACCACCGCCCTGGACAGCCTGCACCTGTGGCCGGGGGGCACCCATGATTGA
- a CDS encoding phospholipase A2: MRRTLVPAVVLSSVLAACGQTTPGVQGAADSAVAAYAARPELQDAGSQAILARYGNDPGLLASLQEAYGERPAALTLPQVPALTGLDYASDRLAYIKRVGWGSVSNYNSQYNAYAGTSSPYTGLDWSRDGCSAPDGLGLGYREDFRPACNVHDFAYRNLKVYERTEANRKTSDEAFHTNMKSICAAKSWYARPACYSAAYAYYQAVRLGGSGSF; the protein is encoded by the coding sequence ATGCGTAGAACCCTGGTTCCCGCCGTCGTCCTCTCTTCCGTTCTTGCTGCCTGCGGTCAAACCACGCCTGGAGTTCAGGGCGCGGCGGACAGTGCGGTCGCCGCCTACGCGGCCCGCCCCGAGTTGCAGGACGCCGGCAGTCAGGCCATCCTGGCGCGCTACGGCAACGACCCCGGCCTGCTGGCCTCGTTGCAGGAAGCCTACGGCGAGCGCCCCGCCGCCCTGACGCTGCCCCAGGTGCCGGCCCTGACCGGGCTGGATTACGCCAGCGACCGCCTCGCGTACATCAAGCGCGTGGGCTGGGGCTCGGTGAGCAACTACAACAGCCAGTACAACGCCTACGCCGGCACCAGCAGCCCCTACACCGGCCTGGACTGGAGCCGCGACGGCTGCAGCGCCCCCGACGGCCTGGGCCTGGGCTACCGCGAGGACTTCCGCCCGGCGTGCAACGTGCACGACTTTGCCTACCGCAACCTGAAGGTCTACGAGCGCACCGAGGCCAACCGCAAGACCAGCGACGAGGCCTTTCACACCAACATGAAATCCATCTGCGCCGCCAAGAGCTGGTACGCCCGCCCGGCGTGCTACAGCGCGGCCTACGCCTACTACCAGGCCGTGCGTCTGGGCGGCAGCGGCAGCTTCTAA
- a CDS encoding S41 family peptidase, with protein MPTTLRRVLAAALLTLSVAQASPATDLFRAATDSVRQRYFGWSTANLDDLSRTYAAQLDTLCAPQGDSCSYDTGRAVLTELFTAYGDPHTNVRDPEAAERLREIQRGAAVFRTGARLSRIEGGLLVVAVMPRSPAERAGLRLFDLITTVNGEAAGKRDGQNAPVGPTEFVRLERAGAPIAVTVRRAGQPEQTLTLDTERLQARDEPTLSWTGTDGRVALITYPSFLPADAAELFLARVRDAQRQGARALIVDLRYNGGGSLPECVAAASVFGPVEYRTRYQVGGWVYAGRGGEEARPGDRQRPGGAVWSGPAAVLVGPGTASCAEVFTFYAQRAGVLAVGEPTKGVGNSGVIFRDLPDGGVVAVTILRAYGPDDRPLPERVQPDLLAPTDLQRLTQTGQDSTLDAALGALDAQGQTPGR; from the coding sequence GTGCCCACCACCCTGCGCCGAGTCCTGGCGGCGGCCCTGCTGACCCTGAGCGTTGCCCAGGCCAGCCCCGCCACTGATCTGTTCCGCGCCGCCACCGACAGCGTGCGCCAGCGGTATTTCGGCTGGTCCACCGCCAACCTGGACGACCTGAGCCGCACCTACGCCGCGCAGCTGGACACCCTCTGCGCGCCGCAGGGCGACAGCTGCTCCTACGACACCGGCCGGGCGGTGCTGACCGAACTGTTCACGGCGTATGGCGACCCGCACACCAACGTCCGCGACCCCGAAGCCGCCGAGCGCCTGCGCGAGATCCAGCGCGGCGCGGCGGTGTTCCGCACGGGCGCGCGCCTCAGCCGTATAGAGGGTGGACTGCTGGTGGTCGCGGTGATGCCGCGCAGCCCCGCCGAGCGCGCGGGCCTGCGCCTGTTTGACCTGATCACCACCGTGAACGGCGAGGCGGCGGGCAAGCGGGACGGCCAGAACGCCCCCGTGGGCCCAACCGAATTCGTGCGCCTGGAACGGGCCGGCGCGCCCATTGCGGTGACGGTGCGCCGCGCCGGGCAGCCCGAGCAGACCCTCACCCTGGACACCGAACGCCTGCAGGCCCGCGACGAACCCACCCTGAGCTGGACGGGGACAGATGGCCGCGTGGCGCTGATCACCTATCCCAGCTTCCTGCCCGCCGACGCCGCCGAACTGTTTCTGGCCCGGGTGCGCGACGCCCAGCGGCAGGGGGCACGCGCCCTGATCGTGGACCTGCGCTACAACGGCGGGGGCAGCCTGCCCGAGTGCGTGGCGGCGGCCAGCGTCTTTGGGCCAGTGGAGTACCGCACCCGCTATCAGGTGGGAGGCTGGGTGTACGCGGGCCGGGGCGGGGAGGAAGCCCGGCCTGGGGACCGCCAGCGGCCCGGCGGGGCGGTCTGGTCCGGGCCGGCCGCCGTGCTGGTGGGCCCGGGTACGGCGTCGTGCGCCGAGGTGTTCACCTTTTACGCTCAGCGCGCAGGTGTCCTGGCGGTGGGCGAACCCACCAAGGGCGTGGGCAACAGCGGCGTGATCTTCCGCGACCTGCCCGACGGCGGCGTGGTGGCCGTGACCATCCTGCGCGCGTACGGTCCGGATGACCGCCCCTTGCCCGAGCGCGTGCAGCCCGACCTGCTGGCCCCCACCGACCTGCAGCGCCTGACCCAGACCGGCCAGGACAGCACCCTGGACGCCGCGCTGGGCGCCCTGGACGCGCAGGGGCAGACCCCGGGCCGGTAA
- a CDS encoding sterol desaturase family protein, translated as MIDLLQRAIPVFVLSLLIEWAAYRFLGDHDEHGEPKMGYAARDTLTSLSMGIGNVLINVFWKAVVLGIYTALYLWTPLRLPSEAWWVWVLLFFLDDFAYYWFHRISHEVRLFWASHVVHHSSQHYNLSTALRQTWVPMTALPFWLPLPLLGFEPWMVLLAQSWNLLYQFFVHTERIGRLPRPIEYVFNTPSHHRAHHGSNDVYLDKNYAGILIIWDRLLGTFQAETERVRYGLVHNINTYHPVRVAFHEFAALWRDVKGARTWRDRLNYLLRPPGWRPRQDG; from the coding sequence ATGATTGACCTCTTGCAACGCGCCATTCCGGTCTTCGTGCTGTCGCTGCTGATCGAGTGGGCCGCCTACCGGTTCCTGGGCGACCACGACGAACACGGCGAGCCGAAGATGGGCTACGCCGCGCGCGACACCCTGACCAGCCTCAGCATGGGGATTGGCAACGTGCTGATCAACGTGTTCTGGAAAGCAGTGGTGCTGGGCATCTACACCGCCCTGTACCTGTGGACGCCGCTGCGCCTGCCGTCAGAGGCGTGGTGGGTGTGGGTGCTGCTGTTCTTTCTGGACGACTTTGCCTACTACTGGTTTCACCGGATCAGCCACGAGGTGCGCCTGTTCTGGGCCAGCCATGTGGTGCACCATTCCAGCCAGCACTACAACCTGTCGACCGCCCTGCGCCAGACCTGGGTGCCCATGACCGCCCTGCCCTTCTGGCTGCCGCTGCCGCTGCTGGGCTTTGAACCCTGGATGGTGCTGCTGGCGCAGTCCTGGAACCTGCTGTACCAGTTTTTCGTGCACACCGAGCGCATTGGGCGCCTGCCCCGGCCCATTGAATACGTGTTCAACACGCCCAGCCACCACCGCGCCCACCACGGCAGCAACGACGTGTACCTGGACAAGAACTACGCGGGCATTCTGATCATCTGGGACCGGCTGCTGGGCACCTTTCAGGCCGAAACCGAGCGGGTGCGCTACGGGCTGGTGCACAACATCAACACCTACCACCCGGTCCGCGTGGCCTTTCACGAATTCGCGGCCCTGTGGCGCGATGTGAAAGGGGCCCGCACCTGGCGCGACCGCCTCAACTATCTGCTGCGCCCCCCCGGCTGGCGGCCAAGACAGGACGGGTAG
- a CDS encoding nuclease-related domain-containing protein, giving the protein MIVKELEAQQHSDPLRRAGHDAERQMAHYLKRAFGEDSGIHVLNDLRLQRGEEIAQIDHLVIHRCGVILIESKSVTAQIGINERGEWARYWKGQARGMPSPILQARRQGQLLHALLNDHTEQLLGKIFLGKLQKGFGTMHVDVLVAISDSGVIRGGKHVPAEVLKADQVPERVRELVQYYARANSVFSLNFKDSGYEATPAEVMGIASFLRARHTPAEAASAPAAPPTPAPRAQAASAVPASVRTSQERQAQARPQPEVACRACGSANLSVQYGKYGYYLKCADCGGNTPAKPVCAACGQPARLSKSGAEFTATCPGGHRWAYWTNPA; this is encoded by the coding sequence ATGATCGTCAAGGAACTGGAAGCGCAGCAGCACAGCGACCCTCTGCGCCGTGCCGGGCATGATGCCGAACGCCAGATGGCCCATTACTTGAAACGAGCCTTTGGAGAAGACTCGGGCATTCATGTGCTGAATGACTTGAGGCTTCAGCGGGGTGAAGAGATCGCGCAGATTGATCACCTGGTCATTCACCGCTGCGGCGTGATCCTCATTGAAAGTAAGTCCGTCACAGCGCAGATTGGCATCAACGAACGCGGCGAATGGGCCCGGTACTGGAAGGGTCAGGCGCGCGGGATGCCTTCGCCGATCCTGCAAGCCCGGCGTCAGGGTCAACTGCTGCATGCCCTGCTCAATGACCACACTGAGCAGTTACTGGGCAAAATCTTCCTGGGCAAATTGCAAAAGGGATTTGGCACCATGCACGTAGATGTGCTCGTTGCCATTTCGGATAGCGGCGTCATCCGTGGCGGCAAGCATGTGCCGGCCGAGGTCCTGAAAGCAGATCAGGTGCCAGAGCGGGTGCGCGAACTGGTACAGTACTACGCACGGGCCAACAGCGTCTTTTCCCTGAATTTTAAGGACAGCGGTTATGAAGCCACCCCCGCCGAGGTGATGGGCATTGCCTCGTTCCTGCGCGCCCGCCACACCCCGGCCGAGGCGGCATCGGCACCAGCAGCGCCCCCCACCCCGGCGCCCCGTGCCCAGGCCGCCTCTGCGGTGCCAGCTTCGGTGCGCACCTCGCAGGAACGGCAGGCGCAGGCCCGGCCACAGCCAGAGGTGGCCTGCCGCGCCTGTGGGTCTGCGAACCTCAGCGTGCAGTACGGCAAATACGGCTACTACCTCAAGTGCGCCGACTGCGGCGGCAACACGCCCGCCAAGCCAGTCTGCGCGGCCTGTGGTCAGCCCGCCCGGCTGTCCAAGAGCGGCGCCGAGTTCACCGCCACCTGCCCGGGCGGCCACCGCTGGGCCTACTGGACCAATCCAGCGTAG
- the lysA gene encoding diaminopimelate decarboxylase — translation MSLPDAALHAAAQQYGTPLYVYDAAELDAALARVRAAFGPARVHYAMKANPNLTLLRRLQAADVGFECVSIGELARAAHLGARGEHVLVNGPAKTDAEYRLGAELGATFILDREEEVRLLPPAARVLVRVNPALNVSTHDHLATGAATSKFGVTPDQTPRVLQALRDAGHTALGLHVHIGSAIRDAGDFTAAFARLRDLRAHTGPLAVLDAGGGWSLDADLHGIAREAHAAAAAFGAELWVEPGRYLVAGAGTLLTRVVGTKVTGRPFALVDAGMTELLRPMLYGAQHPVRPLWDRPGTGPWDLAGPACESGDILARNVSLAAPQSGDLLAIGEAGAYGAAMSSTYLTRPRPAEVLYDGGTWTVIRRRETPQHIWALEEGESTGQ, via the coding sequence ATGAGCCTGCCCGACGCCGCCCTGCACGCCGCTGCCCAGCAGTACGGCACCCCGCTGTACGTCTACGACGCCGCCGAGCTGGACGCCGCCCTGGCCCGGGTGCGCGCGGCCTTTGGCCCGGCCCGGGTGCACTACGCCATGAAGGCCAACCCCAACCTCACCCTGCTGCGGCGCCTGCAAGCGGCCGATGTGGGCTTTGAATGCGTCAGCATCGGTGAACTGGCTCGCGCCGCGCACCTGGGGGCCCGGGGCGAGCATGTGCTGGTGAATGGCCCGGCCAAAACGGACGCCGAGTACCGTCTGGGCGCCGAACTGGGCGCCACTTTTATCCTGGACCGGGAAGAGGAGGTGCGCCTGCTGCCCCCGGCCGCCCGCGTGCTGGTGCGGGTGAACCCGGCCCTAAACGTGAGCACCCACGACCATCTGGCCACGGGCGCCGCCACCAGCAAATTCGGCGTGACGCCGGACCAGACCCCGCGCGTTCTGCAGGCCCTGCGGGACGCCGGGCACACGGCGCTGGGGCTGCATGTGCATATCGGCAGCGCGATCCGCGACGCGGGGGATTTCACGGCGGCCTTTGCCCGCTTGCGCGACCTGCGCGCCCACACCGGGCCACTGGCGGTGCTGGACGCAGGCGGCGGCTGGAGCCTGGACGCCGACCTGCACGGCATTGCCCGCGAGGCCCACGCGGCAGCGGCGGCTTTTGGCGCCGAGTTGTGGGTGGAACCGGGCCGCTATCTGGTGGCGGGGGCCGGCACCCTGCTCACGCGTGTGGTGGGCACCAAGGTCACCGGCCGCCCTTTTGCCCTGGTGGACGCCGGCATGACCGAACTGCTGCGCCCCATGCTCTACGGCGCGCAGCACCCGGTGCGCCCGCTGTGGGACCGCCCCGGCACCGGGCCCTGGGACCTGGCTGGGCCGGCGTGTGAAAGTGGCGACATCCTGGCCCGGAACGTGTCGCTGGCCGCGCCCCAGAGCGGCGACCTGCTGGCGATTGGCGAGGCCGGGGCCTACGGCGCCGCCATGAGCAGCACCTACCTCACCCGCCCCCGGCCCGCCGAGGTGCTGTACGACGGCGGAACGTGGACCGTGATCCGCCGCCGCGAAACGCCGCAGCATATCTGGGCGCTGGAAGAGGGGGAGAGCACAGGGCAGTGA
- a CDS encoding TerC family protein: MESLFGWITQPEAWLAFGTLLLLEVVLGIDNVIFISILAGKLPPDQQQRARTIGLLAAMLMRLALLFSISWIYSLKAELFTLLGMGFSGRDLILIFGGLFLLYKAVKEMHEQLEGPGAHHEGPTAGRVAGANFAAIIGQIMLLDIVFSLDSVITAVGMADDLGVMVAAVVVTVLIMLVAARPIGDFVQAHPTVKMLALAFLLLIGVNLIADGFGFKIPKGYTYFAMGFAIAVELLNLRVRRGKAVALHETGRHPDAH, from the coding sequence ATGGAATCACTGTTTGGGTGGATCACCCAGCCGGAAGCGTGGCTGGCTTTCGGCACGCTGCTCTTGCTCGAAGTCGTGCTGGGCATCGACAACGTTATTTTCATCTCGATTCTGGCGGGCAAGCTGCCCCCGGATCAGCAGCAGCGCGCCCGCACCATCGGCCTGCTGGCCGCCATGCTGATGCGCCTGGCCCTGCTGTTTTCCATCAGCTGGATCTACAGCCTGAAAGCAGAGCTGTTCACGCTGCTGGGCATGGGCTTTTCCGGGCGTGACCTGATCCTGATTTTCGGCGGCCTCTTCTTGCTCTACAAGGCCGTCAAGGAAATGCACGAGCAGCTTGAGGGCCCCGGCGCCCACCATGAAGGCCCCACGGCCGGGCGGGTGGCCGGCGCCAACTTTGCGGCGATCATCGGGCAGATCATGCTGCTGGACATCGTGTTCAGCCTCGACAGCGTGATCACGGCTGTGGGCATGGCCGACGACCTCGGCGTGATGGTGGCGGCCGTGGTGGTCACCGTGCTGATCATGCTGGTGGCGGCGCGCCCCATTGGCGACTTTGTGCAGGCCCACCCCACGGTGAAGATGCTGGCCCTGGCCTTCCTGCTGCTCATCGGCGTGAACCTGATCGCCGACGGCTTTGGGTTCAAGATTCCCAAGGGCTACACCTACTTTGCTATGGGCTTTGCCATCGCCGTGGAGCTGCTGAACCTGCGCGTGCGCCGGGGCAAGGCGGTGGCCCTGCACGAAACAGGCCGCCACCCCGACGCCCACTGA
- a CDS encoding TetR/AcrR family transcriptional regulator, protein MTVPPLSVPAAPDTTRARIQQEAARLFVQSGYHGVSMREVAEAVGVTKPALYHHYADKEALFLAMLEGTLAGLSRLVQSAEAQVGIRLQLDTLVYELLASAPEQRVGLQLAGELRHVSPERRAAFEQHYRQVWVGGLTALFEAASARGELRADVPPALLTRAFLALTYPLVTGTPPADPQGTARALLAIFLDGAARR, encoded by the coding sequence ATGACCGTGCCGCCCCTGTCTGTTCCCGCCGCGCCCGACACCACCCGCGCCCGCATTCAGCAGGAAGCCGCGCGGCTGTTTGTGCAAAGCGGCTACCACGGGGTCAGCATGCGCGAGGTGGCCGAGGCCGTGGGCGTCACCAAGCCGGCCCTGTACCACCACTACGCCGACAAGGAAGCCCTGTTCCTGGCGATGCTGGAAGGCACCCTGGCAGGCCTGAGCCGGCTGGTGCAGTCCGCCGAGGCCCAGGTGGGCATTCGCCTGCAACTGGACACCCTGGTCTACGAACTGCTGGCCAGCGCCCCGGAGCAGCGCGTGGGCCTGCAACTGGCCGGCGAACTGCGCCATGTCAGCCCCGAGCGCCGCGCCGCCTTCGAGCAGCATTACCGTCAGGTGTGGGTGGGCGGCCTGACCGCACTGTTCGAGGCGGCCTCGGCGCGTGGGGAACTGCGCGCCGATGTGCCCCCTGCGCTTCTCACCCGCGCCTTTCTGGCCCTGACCTACCCGCTGGTCACTGGCACCCCCCCCGCCGATCCCCAGGGCACCGCGCGCGCGCTGCTGGCGATATTTCTAGATGGCGCGGCCCGCCGTTAG
- a CDS encoding NAD(P)H-dependent oxidoreductase subunit E has product MGPPEGEAHVLPVTRLEICTEHLSIDQREELLDAVWTALRISPGMVTADGNVELVLSQCGGLARPEDAPLVRVNDLEYRNVTPGRLVTLMRRWVR; this is encoded by the coding sequence ATGGGCCCGCCTGAAGGAGAGGCCCACGTTTTGCCCGTCACCCGCCTGGAAATCTGTACCGAACACCTCAGCATTGATCAGCGTGAAGAACTGCTGGACGCCGTCTGGACCGCGCTGCGCATCAGCCCCGGCATGGTCACCGCCGACGGTAACGTGGAACTGGTGCTCTCGCAGTGCGGCGGCCTCGCCCGCCCCGAGGACGCGCCGCTGGTGCGCGTGAACGACCTGGAATACCGCAACGTCACCCCAGGCCGCCTCGTGACCCTGATGCGGCGCTGGGTGCGCTAA